AAGGGTCTAGTTGATAGAGCATTCCATTTCTTTGTTTTGATGGATGAAATTTACGGGATTGAACCTTCAGTGGAGCATTATTGCTGCATGGTTGAAGTTCTGGGGAGAGCTGGAATGTATGAAGAGGCTTTGGAATTCATTGATGTGGTCATCCCATTCAAACCGGGGCCTTCAGTTTGGAGGACCCTTCTTTCTTCCTGCCGGGTAAATGGAGATATGAAGATTGCAGAATATGCAATTGAAAAGCTTTTAGAAGTTGAACCATGTGACTTTGCAGCCACTTTGTTGCTAGAACAGGTTCTTTTAGCATTAGGAAAGTGGAAAGATGCAATGAAGCCTAAAACGAAAAATTATTTCATTAGAGCTAATTCTAGTTGGATTGAAGTTAGAAACACCATCTATGAGTTTGCTTCAGATCAGATTCCGATGAAAGAAGTCATCACAGAATTGGCAGATTTGGAAGAAAAGATGGAGACATTGGGTTATGTAGCTGATAGAAACCACTTGTTACACAATTCAGAAGAGGGAGAATGTGGAGCAGGTATTTTTCACTCTGAAATCAAAGCATTAGCTTTTGGGTTAATCTCATTACCACGTGGAATGTCGATACGGATAGTTAAGAGTGTCCGAATGTGCGGAGATTGTCATTCTGCTTGCAAGTTCATGTCAACCTTTATTGGCTATAACTTGGTTATCAAAGATCCCTGCAACTTCCACCATTTCAAAGATGGGAAATGCAGTTGCAGAGATATGTGGTAGATTATATAACTCACAAGAGGGAGGCATATCTGAATACAGTGGCTACTTATGTGGGAACACAATGGTAATGCTTAAATGATTTAAGATTTTTTCCTCCCTTTACAGAGCAAGAATGTGGGAATTGTAGATAATAGCTAATTTTGTGGAGCCATAACTGTGATGGCATCACTATGTACAAGTAAAAGATGTGAAAAGCAATATAATTGGAGATTCATTTTGTTGTTAAAAATAGAAGTGTATATCTATTATAGGTGTCTGCTGCATGAGATTATGGAATCATACACAATGCACAGACTGAAACCATGGTTTGACAGAAGTTGGGATTCAGAATAAATTTGTCTGGATATTGTGAGGTgtaaaatctctctctttcttcattaggAACTCATACAGTTTCTTAGGCTTTTAGCCTCGGATTCTACATTCTGTGGAAAAGGGcatacctagtgcacgaggttTCTGCATGTGTGAGGTCCGGGGGCCGAGAACATGGAGCCTTACCTTGAGAATGTCGAGAGACTGTTTCGCGCTTAACCCTTAGGTCGCAACATTCTGCATGCTGCAGGTCAAAGATATAAGTGTGAAGGAATGCTACTTGGTTAGTCATAATTCATAAGGATTGATATTATGCCCTTCTAAGATACCACTTCAACCGCGGAATTCACGTTGACATAGAGCCTACAAACATTGTTTTATTTTGGCGTTGGAAGGcagatttggatcctctccagcctGGGCGTGTTAGAGCGGGATCAGTGAGGGTTTTGTGTCACTCGCTCTCCTGTTatctttctcctattttctcttattGGTCCCTCTACAGCACTCTTTGCCtggctggagaggatccaaaccTGCCCATGAAAGGCAGTAAAATCCATTGGATCCTCTCTAGTACCAATGAAGGCCCAACACACGGTTGGAGGACTCAAACAAGCAGCCCAATATACAGGCGCACACCACAAGTCCTCCCAGCCATTCTATGTGCACGGGGCCTCTAGtggcacttgagaggatctgaATTCTAAAATCATCTTTTTGTCAATGCGTACATCCCAAGGCAATGATAGACAAGTTCATATATGAAAATGGGATTCGGGGATTGGTCAGTGTTGATTCTGTTCcaagcatggatttagttcttggtatcGGTATTGATACGGTATCGTTCTCTGCTAATATTGATATGATCCGGATCAGTATCGGAAAGGAATGGTGCATATCGGTCACTTTTGCCCCttattttttaggaaaagtacgtttatttatttattattgttttaccTTTGAAATGATGCGAGTAATCGATTTGGATTGATCAGGGGATtggggatcggtctcagccgatactgatatgataccgatacttgaaaccaaaTTGTTCATGGCCAATTCTAATCTTGACCGATCCAATTCCGATTTTTGAAATGGTGGTTAGACTCTTTGGTTGCAATAGCAAATATGATTTAGGGTTACAAATCTACAACTAGTAAACCAAGTCAATAATACCAATGTGTTGATAGTCTAGTGATGAAAATGTCCTCAACATATCACTATTCAAGTCAGCTAGTTATGCAGGGGCTTGTCCTAGGGGCTATGATTATTACCAtggaacacttttttttttttaaccttagaAAACCAAGTCAATTCAGCACAATCACAGTAGCAAAGAAAATGTTTGACAACAGACGCGGTTTCTCAAAATCTCAGGGGCGTGTAGcgtaatttaatattttaaaattttaattttgagaGCACAATCACAGTTGGAAAGAAATGTTGGACTACAGACGCTATTTCTCAAAATCTCAGGGGCGTGCAGCGTAATTTaactttttgaaattttaattttgagcCTTTGACTTTTTCGTTTCGTTGGATGTCGGGTTGTAATTTCAAATATTTTCCGGTGTCGGTGACGGTTACGGTGACGCCGTGACGGTGTCGGTGGATTTGGATCGGAGACATTTTAAATGATTAGGATTCCCTTTTAAATTTTCCTTTGTCCTTTTCTAAATGATTACGACCCATGAGGAAGAGGGACCGCTCAGCCGCTTAGCCTCGGGCGGTGAGATCTCGTCCTCATGAGAGTTACTACCtggcaaaaaatattttaaaaaagaaaaaaaggaggatgGACTTTCTACAAGGGCAATGTTTGAAAAAAATCTTTACCATTCATCTAAGGTGTTAGAAAATGATATCATTATGGGATTTACGGAGATTATATTGTATAgaaatatttatttgaaaaaaatttttaCGCTTGTGCAATCACTGTACTAATGTTCAGTCTAATGCGAGGTGGCACGAAGGTCTCCTTAGCACATAGGCTTCTTTAGCACATGAGATAGGGTGCAGCGTAGTCTTTTCATGTCAATTGCTTGTGTTTCGACATACAGATACATGTGAATGgatagttttatttatttattttattattattgttattattatacatgaaaaatgaaaaattgaacCAATAGGAAACCATTAAGAAGAACCAATTATAAGAAATCGAGAATGATTGCATAGAAAGTAAACAAAAGCTTAATTGTTTGGCTTTTGTTAAACTGACCTAATTGACCATTTAAGAATTTAGGATTGAATTTCTTCCTCAAGAGTCAGGATGACCAATTTGCGGACACATGAACaactaatttttaaattttaattaatagAATCGAATCTTCATAATGCCAATGTTTAGATTCCTATGTTCAGCGACACACATCCAATCGGTCGACATCATATTTTCTCTCCTCGTTAAACCTATTTACAAGAAAATTCGATATTTCATCCCCTCCATGATGAAAAACTGTACTAAAAGTTCCATATCCCTTTAATTCAATTTGACAGATAAAAATACGCTGTCCTAACTTTAAGCCCTAGACCTGATTGATGGGTATTAAAACATCCTACCTGGCATCTTAGTTGGATCCTACGAATGGGTTTACATGACAGCCCCCGCCACTCATTTTTTAATATGCCACTTGTCAATCTTTACCAGCTATGGAAAAATGGGAAAGTGCAAGCCTCAAGACTCATAAAGATCACGGAACACAAAAGGGAACCACTGTGTTTTACGCCCTCTTAATCACCAGCTACCCTCCAGAAAATAAGAGTCAATAATACTTATGGATGTTGTATTTAACATGTGACTAAATAAAACTATTCTCACTTGCAGGATGTTGTAAGACATACACTTTTTCTATTATGAAATCACCTCGATGTTTTCTTATgtatgaaacttttttttttttaatgagtatCGAATGACGTATTTGGCTAGAATGACCCTCATATGAGACGTACCTCACTTTCGCCAAAAACTGTGAAGAGTACTAAATACCCATTTGAATGATTCCAAGAACATAAGAGGAATTGAATTCAAAACCACATGCTTCTTGAAACAAAGGTCCCTTGTTAACTTAGCTATCTCACTGGAGTTATTCCCTCGTTATTTGATCAAATTTACCATAATATAGGCTTATTAGTGTTTGTCACATCACATGTTAGGTGAACTAAATTTGGgttgaattaatttttttattattttaatgttaaaataaagaaaagcagTTAGAAAGTATAAATGGGTAGTGTGCAGATCCTTCTTTCTAAAActttaagggggaaaaaaaattgtcgGTGTGTTCATTTCTCTTGTAAGCTTTAGCTCTCCTCTCTCATTAAATATGTGCTCTATTCTCTTTTCTCATTAAATAAACATTTTTGTTATATTATTGACTAAATGTGTAAGATATCAATATAAATGGGTAGTGCAAAAATCTTtctttctaaaattttaaagggaaaaataaaaggcTCATTAATCTTGCAGTCCTTGTGTCTAGTCACAAAGGACAATAAAATGACATACCCACCTCTATTGATACCCATGTGCGTCCTTTCATTGGCTGCTTTGGTGTAAGGGTTGCACGAATAGGAGGTGTTCTTTTCCCCAAATTTTAATCTAACTAcgaaatcctctctctctctctcaacgtgtTGAATCACTAAGCAAGTTCTACCACCTCCTCCGCTGGCCCTATGGAGTCTGATATTGGGACCACAGACCGGGCAATGATAGAACACCTAATGTGGTTCATAAACTAAAGATAACAATTTCAATATAAGccataaattaaaagaaaaaaaaaacaataataaagaaaagaagaaaaatatttactACACAGATGATTATGTAGAAATGCGATATTATATGGTAATTTACAACCGAGCCATAAGATCCAACTTGCACGCCACCTTCACCTTCCTCTTCCTCAACGTTATTCCCTCAGTATTACATTTTCAAGGAGTAGtgcaccaccatcaccatctaATTCTATCCCGCCAAACCCAATTCACTGGACTTcaatcaaaaaaatttaataatctcCATCGAttcaacaaatataacaaaaaaattaattaaaaaaaaaaaatactaactcAAGAAAACCAGAGAACCCCTATTAATTCTTGATCTTAATTTCTCAACATGAACAGCCAAAACCCTCTCATGGGTTTAATTAATTAGGCTTGAGTCTTCTTGCCATCATCGAAATTCTGAGAGTAACTGTAAGAATCATACCTGAAGGTCTGAGGTAAACCAACATTATTGGAACCCATAAGCTTTCTGAACTCAGATCTTACCTTATAGAACACATGTTTCCAGCTACCTTTGTTATGGCACCCTAACATGGCTGTTTCTTCCTCATTCATCTCCAGATCTTTAGCAAATGCAGGCTTTTTGATCCAAGCCCATCCCCAGTCCCACCATTTCCTTATAGATCCTCCGGCTGATTCTCCTATAGCCGACATTGATTTAGATCTGGGGAGAAAGTTGAGAGCAGAAGTGGACGAAATGGGGTTGATCCTTAGGGATATAGATGAGAGCCTCCTACGCAAGCCTTGCTCTTTTGGGTTGTTTTGAGAGACAGGAAGGTCTTCATTGACAGGTCTGGAAGGAAAGAAGCTTCTCTTCTGAAAGCTCTCAAGGATTGAGCTCAtggtgtctctctctctctgaactgaaccgaacagaagaagaagaagaagaagaagcttgtGGTTATGGGTTGTGGGTTGTGATGAGGTGGGTGTAGTtgagggaggaagagagagagagagagagagagagagagagagagagagacaggagGAAAGAGGTGAGATGTAGTGTTCATAGATCTAATTAATACAGGCTGTTATATTCGATTTCTGGGTTGAGGTGGGCCCTCTGGTGGGTCCCATGGACAATGGGTTGTGAAGCAAATTAGAAAAAACTTTGTATTTATAATTATAGTTTGTATTTGTGTGAGGGTGTTATATgtaatgtaattttctctttaagTTTGTCAAGAACTATAGATAAGATGATGGATGGCCACTTTTGTGTTCTTGCTTCTCACATTTTCATGTCcatgtattaaaaaaaaggataatttattcttttttaccTTCGTAAAACTGTCACCAGTTAGTAGTAGTTACAACATAACctcatctcatcttcttctgtttttttaataATAGGAATGAACACATGAGACTCACACACAAAATCATGGTGGTAGCCATGAATAATGCCTCCGGTGGACAATAATTACACTTCACCTTACGGGAGTTGCTACAGTTATATGGGTCATAAAAGGGGTGTCGGCATGTAGTTTAAAATTTTAGCTGATGGTGTAAAAATTTTTTACCCTTAAAACACAGAATCAAGAATTGGATCGATCTAGCTTTGAAATCGACATTTTAACgccatttagggttttttgtacAAAGATTGGATGAGCCGGATTGGATGAATTGACCTCGTTCAACTCGATTGTGATTCTTCACACCTTGGTATCCTATCATTGatggggaaattttttttgtaggaaATTTTCTATCACTAACCTAGGGTGAGGGGAAGATACCATTAAATTTCTTCACCAAAGTGATATGACATATAGAATGGAATAATGAATGTCATCATTAACTTCTATCCCTATTTAAAAGGTTTGAAATATCTATTTATGGTCCAATCTAAGGATTAGATCCTATGGATTAACATTAATAAATTATCTATTCACAATGGGTGAAAAGAAATTCACTTCttctttattatatttttttcttttgttttttagagGAAAACCTGATGGATGCATATTTTAGGGTGTACTCAATTGCAAGAATGTTTACCGATGGAGAATTTTCTATTCGTAATTTTATCTTCaattagagaaaaataaagaataaaatgtAGATGTACATACATTTTTACAtgtcagataaaaaaaaaatgtgatgtgCATTGGTTAATATTAGCCAATGAGAAATACTTCCTTAGTATCAAAGTATCTAGAAAGTTTGAGCGTCTAACTAAACTGCCATATATGGTACAAATATTTTTAACTTTGTCTTCCTATAAAAATAAGTTATTTTCCTATAATGTTattattaaaaattttatatcattttttttttgtggtagaaaaaaattgaattttgtacTCAAGTTACATGAAAATGGATGTCTAAGTttaggaagaaagaacgctacctCCTGACCTGTATCTATGCCAAGACATATCATGTGCAATAAGACCATGTTGCCCTGCGCTGAAGATGCTAGCATGCACCCTTTCATTGGCCACTCCCACTGTCATGTACTTGTGTCAAGAGGTAACTGCCcataaatttaattaaaataatatataataacaACATGTGAAACAAACTTatcaataaaaatgaaagaaagatggTTACAAGCAATCAGGAAGAAATTTTGTATTCCCTCTAATTGCTTTACAAATCATGAAAGATTCTTTTTCCTCTTACTGTGACCCTCTATCTACCATCCCCTGACAAATCGAcatttcaacaatttttttgaCAATATTAATTCCATATAACAATTATTCATTCACAATATTTATTCTCTTCAACATACTTATTAATTGGGAGAGGGTTAGGCATGCCCTCCTACCATAAGCTAGCAACGTGCACCAATGAGAATGCATGACACATAAGGGTAAGAGCATTGTTTTCATAAGGGAGAGACAGACACAGGTGTGGGCACAACGATGGCATGCCAGAATTTTCCCTTATTAATTATATTAATTCATATTAATTATGAAGCAGTAGATCCCATGTAGGATACTTATATTATTGAAATAGAAAGTTAATTAAATCCTTCATTGCCCCAGActatatattattattgttttgtaGGGTTCATATCTTCTAAGCATGGGAGGAGAAGGATCGGCTTATCAATGTGCATGTATGAATTAAATAGGATCTTTGATATATTTTCTAGTTACAGGTTTCTTACAATATCAGAATGGAAAATTGCATCAGCAATGAGAGGAAGGGGATGGGTTTCACATTttctttaagaagaaaaaaaaccctacacTCTTGCATAGTTCAATGCTCAGACACAAGCAAGCGCTAAAAGACCGCATTAGCGCACTGCCCTCCATCCCCCACAGCGCCCTTCCGGCCTAGATGGATGCCTTTGTGCAGCCTTCCATTGGCCTATGCACTGGTACAATGGCTACGCAAGCGTTTGGGTTCTTCTGCCCTTTAATTAAATCGAGATAGAAAGTATCAATATGATCCCTATGGCTCAATATATAAGAGGGTGTAGAAAAAAAATCCCAGGCCACTCCGGCGTCATGGGGATCATTTCTGCTACACAGGTTTTATAAGACTAATGAGACCCATGTGGCTTGCCTGCCTTGTTTCTTGTGGTGAGAATTTAATTTAGAGGGTCATCACAAGACATAAGATCAAGAGCGAGCTGGGACCTGGGAAAGTTATATAATTAAGCACCTTAAACACAAAGAACCTGTTTGGATCCAACAAGCTCAGAGCTTTTTGTGTGGTTGAGAAAGACAAGGCAAGAGATTAGAATTATAAATGGTTGATGTTTGATGCTAGTCTCAAATGTAGCTCTTATAGTCTTATCTTTTCCGGATTGCTGGATCTCTGTCTCTTCCCCATTCACATCCACACCACCACAACCACACTTCTTCTGCCGACACAGTAAAAAAGCTGAATCACAGGTTAATCTGAAGCCGGAACCAATAGTAAGATAAGcaaacttgattgagacttggtcGGAGATCTTGGTAAAACTTTACCTAATTTAGTGAAGAGAAAAAGGACTTGGTTGGGGAGTGTGGTTCATGCGAGTAGACTCAAGATGGGGGTTTCACTCCCAatgaaaggttttttttttttttttaaccaagatGTTCAGGTCAGCTtatgcgcacctcgactaatacTTATACGCACTTCGACTAATGCTCAGAAAGACTAGCGTAGCAACCCATTGCCACTCCCAATGAAAGGTCCAATTCCTTGTTACTAGAGTTTAGCGGGATGATGGAATCCAAGTGAGGGGTATCAATTTGGGACCAACTTGTCAAATCTCGGAACCAAGCTGTGAAACATTAAATGGGACAATTCTAAGCTAGAGCTGATTTTTTGGTCTGATCACTAAATGGAATGGACGGTTCAGAGACAGTTTCCCCATGCTTTCAAAATTGAAAGACCAAAATTGAATCATCTTGAATTGGTTATGCTTGGACCAGTTACGATTGCATATATAAGAGTAGAGCTTGTAGTTGTTGAATTACAAGATTCTATTAAGTACGAAGTGGAATTTGACCAAATCGTCATGTTCTTAAAAGACAGGGCCCTCCTAATTAAGGATTCTGATATAATATTGGAGCATCCCCTAGGAACACACTGAAAATTACAATCCAAAATATTAGAAATGGGACAGCTGTGACCAGTGTTACTCCCTGTGACATAGGAACAAAGTTCTTTACAATCAGTTTCCACCACAAGAGTGATTCAATTATTCGTATGCTTGAGAGTTGAGATGTTATTTgtatatttaaaaattttgaacttaTTTGATGCTTGAGTGCCAAGAACAATTAAGGAACCTAGTTTTGGAACCAGTTAATAAATGGGACGATTCCCAATTTGCCCCTTGAGACCGGAACTGATTAGCAATCGTCCGATGGAAACCCTTAATCCAAGGCAACAATATCAACCCGtctgatattaattttgaaagGTCCACCAAAACATCTTTTGTGAATTCATGTAATTATTATCTATAAATGCATCCTTAAAGAATAGTccaaattctaccaaaaaaagaaaaggaatagtAAAATTTGCACGTTTTAAATACCTTTAGCCCTTGTTATTCACCAGCTTTTTCGGTGTTTGATTCATTGATTGCAAGTATATCGCCTCACAAGAGAGGTGGGTGGGGACattgagagtgagagagagagagagagaagaatcagTCTAATACTCTAGTTCTATTAGACAGATTCCTGTCTAAATTAGTTGGGCTGGGTTTGGGAAAAAATGAATTTGGGTTTTCTGGTACCAGGCCCAAGAATGGTTCGTTTCAATGAGGCATATCGGGCTCAATCATAgtaattgaaaccaaaccaaaccaaatcaaaccaaacacccAACAGGTCCCGGCTGGTTTAAATGGGCCGAGGCCAGCTTACCTATAGTAATGGCCTCgattttacccccccccccaaaaaaaacaaaacatggCCTCGTAAATTTTCTTTAGGGCTGATGGTACAAAAgtttaagggaaaattacaagattattACACGCTATTAGGTTTAttattacaaaactacccacttaatgtttgggtttacaaaactacccagtACAATATTCCTCTCGCAACATGAAACTTTCTAGACAATTTTACCCCTGAATCTTACCTTCTCCGATCAACTTGTCTACCCCATCCCTTACCTTCTCCTATACAGTTGAGCAGGGAAACCTCCTCTTTACCATTCTTGGTCTTTGTTGTCGACCAACAAGGGCAAGCTCTTCTTCTGTTGAAGATGAGGGGCCTCCTCTCGGCTGCATACAAGAACGTAATCAGATCTCAATGTGCAACCTGGCGATTTTTACCCCTGTCTAAGAACAACATCGGATTTAGCGAATTCAATGATGACTACCTAGGTGGAAGAGATTTCCGCTGATCACCGGTAGCGGGAAGTCAAAGGCAGTGGAGAGTGGGTCAGTTCGGTGCTctgtgaagaagaaaaagaagtgtgGTTCGGGTTTGTAGAACGGGATagggaggaaagaaaagaggtgGGATGGCAAGTTGCGTTgtcgtcttctgcttcttcttcttctttgggtgGAAATTGCTCTACTCAAAAATCTCCATCCCCTCTTTCTACCAATCACTTCTCAAACCATCTCTTCAGTCACACCATGTCAATCGACTTGCAATTGCAGGATATGTTGTTCATCAACAGCCCTTCGAAATCTGAAGCCTGAAATTGGACATGTGGTAAAGAAATGAACTAATCTAGTAGCAGAATTTTAAGTCCTAAACAGAGTGGGACTAATCCAGTTGCAGGATTCAAAGTCCTAACAGAATGAGACTTAACAATAGAGAGAGGGGTGGGGCAGGAGCCGCAGGACT
This sequence is a window from Macadamia integrifolia cultivar HAES 741 unplaced genomic scaffold, SCU_Mint_v3 scaffold1129, whole genome shotgun sequence. Protein-coding genes within it:
- the LOC122062846 gene encoding uncharacterized protein LOC122062846 is translated as MSSILESFQKRSFFPSRPVNEDLPVSQNNPKEQGLRRRLSSISLRINPISSTSALNFLPRSKSMSAIGESAGGSIRKWWDWGWAWIKKPAFAKDLEMNEEETAMLGCHNKGSWKHVFYKVRSEFRKLMGSNNVGLPQTFRYDSYSYSQNFDDGKKTQA